One stretch of Amycolatopsis tolypomycina DNA includes these proteins:
- a CDS encoding DUF1206 domain-containing protein, whose protein sequence is MPELRVFSLLARIGLTCYAAVHLIVAWLAVQVALGDNERADKAGALQIVAAEGGAWLLWLVAAGTGVLALWQLAEAVTGHRQAEPRRRWVRRAISGVEVVLYGLVAYSAGKTATGASGKTGSVVATVLSWSWGAVAVIAAGLLVIAVAAWLAYRGARKKFLHDLDFGGASRTLRLSTTRLGQIGWCAVGVLYATVGAMFVLAAVRYDPAKAGGLDPALKTLAVQPYGQALLLALAAGIAVFGVFALLEARFRRL, encoded by the coding sequence ATGCCCGAACTGAGAGTATTCAGCCTGCTTGCCCGGATCGGGCTGACCTGCTACGCGGCCGTGCACCTGATCGTCGCGTGGCTGGCCGTCCAGGTGGCGCTCGGCGACAACGAGCGGGCCGACAAGGCGGGCGCGCTGCAGATCGTCGCGGCCGAAGGCGGGGCGTGGCTGCTCTGGCTGGTCGCCGCCGGCACCGGGGTGCTGGCACTGTGGCAGCTCGCCGAGGCCGTCACCGGTCACCGGCAGGCGGAACCGCGCCGCCGGTGGGTGCGGCGGGCGATCAGCGGGGTCGAAGTGGTGCTGTACGGCCTCGTCGCCTACAGCGCGGGCAAGACCGCGACGGGGGCGTCCGGCAAGACGGGCTCGGTGGTCGCGACCGTGCTGAGCTGGTCGTGGGGCGCGGTCGCGGTGATCGCGGCGGGCCTCCTGGTGATCGCGGTCGCGGCCTGGCTGGCGTACCGAGGCGCGCGCAAGAAGTTCCTCCACGACCTCGACTTCGGCGGCGCGTCCCGCACCCTGCGGCTGTCGACCACCCGGCTCGGCCAGATCGGCTGGTGCGCGGTGGGGGTGCTGTACGCGACGGTGGGCGCGATGTTCGTCCTGGCGGCGGTCCGCTACGACCCCGCGAAGGCCGGCGGCCTGGACCCGGCGTTGAAGACGCTGGCTGTGCAGCCTTACGGGCAGGCGCTGCTGCTGGCGCTGGCCGCGGGGATCGCGGTGTTCGGGGTGTTCGCGCTGCTGGAGGCCCGGTTCCGCCGGCTGTGA
- a CDS encoding DUF6292 family protein, with translation MIPLLTGIDRDHRLRSGLTGYLAAVSAAVDVGEESCTVDLDAPASAYIALDLRLPRHPGRDTALLWDERHGWAFAMETHSGEDLLVLGYLGGELVPAPAHVRGFVAAVRAGASGHPDPPDLRGSRFDLVERLGAHRRVIVNWRGRP, from the coding sequence GTGATTCCCCTGCTGACCGGGATCGACCGTGACCACCGCCTGCGCAGCGGGCTGACCGGGTACCTGGCCGCGGTGAGCGCCGCGGTGGACGTGGGGGAGGAGTCGTGCACGGTGGACCTCGACGCGCCGGCGTCGGCGTACATCGCGCTGGACCTGCGGCTGCCCCGCCACCCCGGCCGGGACACCGCGCTGCTGTGGGACGAGCGGCACGGCTGGGCGTTCGCGATGGAGACCCACTCCGGCGAGGACCTGCTGGTGCTCGGGTACCTCGGCGGCGAGCTGGTACCGGCCCCGGCCCACGTCCGCGGCTTCGTGGCCGCGGTGCGGGCCGGGGCGTCCGGTCACCCGGACCCGCCGGACCTGCGTGGCTCGCGGTTCGACCTGGTGGAGCGGCTGGGCGCGCACCGCCGGGTGATCGTCAACTGGCGAGGCCGGCCCTGA
- a CDS encoding DUF2690 domain-containing protein gives MKTKPFLGKAAAVLALLLTALVLQPAQAGAATAAPRTLAAACSHDGCRGLDPQSTGCSASAYTYDSFTAHWGDLVEIRHSTDCGAYWARVTANSDNRPYRTAAQSGRDNGTVVYEQVVSGNCWPNGTGTPCAAVWTPMIAGPLIRVCHNADVLECTRWYVVSMG, from the coding sequence ATGAAGACGAAACCGTTCCTCGGCAAGGCCGCGGCCGTGCTGGCCCTGCTCCTCACCGCGCTGGTGCTGCAGCCCGCGCAGGCCGGCGCCGCGACGGCCGCGCCGCGGACGCTCGCCGCCGCCTGCTCGCACGACGGCTGCCGGGGACTGGATCCGCAGTCCACCGGCTGCTCGGCCAGCGCCTACACCTACGACTCCTTCACGGCGCACTGGGGCGACCTCGTCGAAATCCGGCACAGCACGGACTGCGGGGCCTACTGGGCCCGCGTCACCGCGAACTCGGACAACCGGCCGTACCGCACGGCGGCCCAGTCCGGGCGGGACAACGGCACCGTCGTCTACGAACAGGTCGTCAGCGGGAACTGCTGGCCCAACGGAACGGGCACGCCCTGCGCCGCGGTGTGGACGCCGATGATCGCCGGCCCGCTGATCCGTGTCTGCCACAACGCCGACGTGCTGGAGTGCACCCGCTGGTACGTCGTCAGCATGGGCTGA
- a CDS encoding AfsR/SARP family transcriptional regulator, producing MSGYRFGVLGPLEVYDGAGTVLPITRRKPRLLLALLVFRANSVVPTATLVDHLWGEQPPASAVANLQSYVTELRRVLATPDVAGAERLQTGPGGYRLRVDEGESDLGRFTELAGRGADELAAGAPAAAMEHLSAALALWRGPVLSGLELPEALHPDVQRLEETRVRATEHRAHAWLDLGCHAVATAELRALTGQYPLRERPWELLMLALHRGGRTDEALAAYQRARQVLADELGVEPGSALRRMQHAILTADPAIEAPPEPVRDAAVRPRQLPSNVATVVGRAALLSTLDELAGAAGARPAAVVLTGPAGVGKTTLAVRWAHRAAPHFPDGQLFADLQGYAPAPALPALQVLTGFLHALGVRPGQVPTEQADAAALYRSILADRRVLVVLDNVATPEQVRALLPGSPGSAVLITSRDRLAGLTATVDTRVLPLPELSADDSVALLADVLGPERVAAEEDTARQLATLCAGLPLALRIVAANLLHWPDQPLAGYFAELTGGDLLAKLKVAGDERLGLRRTLDFSYDGVSDAAGEFFCLLGSVPGAEISVAGAAALAGTDVAGAADLLRELVASHLVQPRGADRFGMHDLLRAYAAGRAAEDLKEQTRDDALGRLFEHYLQTADRAAQALYPDFRRLPDDRSAETAGTPFAPGEARQWLLAEHPNLLAAIRWAAGHGPAAVAWRLADVLRGFFHSHRLDAEWEAAATAGLAAAEQAGDRQAAGAMRHSLGVLAWGRGNYRQALAELGAARECYLAAGALDGADSVLQAFGAVHLDLGQLEAAIEHFTAALAAAEERGTEAQVANSLINLGAALLDHGDLADGIRHNERAFAICRSVGSAHAAAIAQCNLGYGYRATGQLRRAREVLTEALACLRELGSRDDEADALVRLAAVHRITGDAAARACAVQAIAVAREAGNRRFETDALSELGHVHRLAGETDSARGCYLETRQQAGAIGYRRGEIIAAIGLSVVEPGQALAQAADALRLAERGGFRPLAELARLRLAAAALDHGDSAAAEAYAGQAIEELRRAGYRLGEADAWVVLGRIRLARAGPEAARACAHEAEALVRDTDAGTVMVRVRTLLAATRAPQPCAPAAPVPPPRS from the coding sequence GTGAGCGGCTACAGGTTCGGCGTCCTCGGACCGCTGGAGGTGTACGACGGCGCGGGGACGGTGCTGCCCATCACCCGGCGCAAGCCGCGGCTGCTGCTGGCGTTGCTGGTGTTCCGGGCGAACTCCGTGGTGCCGACCGCGACCCTCGTCGACCACCTGTGGGGCGAGCAGCCACCCGCCTCGGCCGTCGCGAACCTCCAGTCCTACGTCACCGAACTGCGGCGGGTGCTGGCCACCCCGGACGTCGCCGGGGCCGAGCGCCTGCAGACCGGACCGGGCGGCTACCGGCTCCGCGTGGACGAAGGCGAGTCCGACCTCGGCCGGTTCACCGAGCTCGCCGGCCGCGGCGCCGACGAGCTGGCCGCCGGCGCCCCCGCCGCCGCGATGGAGCACCTGAGCGCCGCCCTCGCCCTGTGGCGCGGCCCGGTGCTGAGCGGGCTGGAGCTGCCGGAGGCGCTGCACCCCGACGTCCAGCGGCTCGAGGAAACCCGCGTGCGCGCCACCGAGCACCGGGCGCACGCCTGGCTCGACCTGGGCTGCCACGCCGTCGCGACCGCCGAGCTGCGCGCGCTGACCGGGCAGTACCCGCTGCGGGAACGGCCGTGGGAACTGCTCATGCTGGCCCTGCACCGCGGCGGCCGGACCGACGAGGCGCTGGCGGCCTACCAGCGGGCCCGGCAGGTGCTCGCCGACGAGCTGGGCGTCGAGCCCGGGTCCGCGCTGCGCCGGATGCAGCACGCGATCCTCACCGCCGACCCGGCCATCGAGGCGCCGCCGGAGCCGGTCCGGGACGCCGCGGTCCGGCCGCGGCAGCTTCCGTCGAACGTGGCCACCGTCGTGGGCCGCGCCGCCCTGCTCTCCACTTTGGACGAACTGGCCGGCGCGGCGGGGGCCCGCCCGGCCGCGGTCGTGCTGACCGGGCCGGCCGGGGTCGGGAAGACGACGCTGGCCGTGCGGTGGGCGCACCGGGCCGCGCCGCACTTCCCGGACGGGCAGCTGTTCGCCGACCTGCAGGGCTACGCGCCGGCGCCCGCCCTGCCCGCGCTGCAGGTGCTGACCGGGTTCCTGCACGCCCTCGGCGTCCGGCCCGGCCAGGTGCCGACCGAGCAGGCGGACGCGGCGGCGCTCTACCGCTCGATCCTCGCCGACCGCCGGGTGCTGGTCGTCCTGGACAACGTCGCCACGCCCGAGCAGGTGCGGGCGCTGCTGCCCGGCAGCCCGGGCTCGGCGGTGCTGATCACCAGCCGCGACCGGCTGGCCGGGCTGACCGCCACCGTCGACACCCGCGTCCTGCCGCTGCCGGAGCTGTCCGCCGACGACTCGGTCGCGCTGCTGGCCGACGTCCTCGGCCCGGAGCGTGTCGCGGCCGAGGAGGACACGGCCCGGCAGCTGGCGACGCTGTGCGCCGGCCTGCCGCTGGCCCTGCGGATCGTCGCGGCGAACCTGCTGCACTGGCCCGACCAGCCCCTGGCCGGCTACTTCGCGGAGCTGACCGGCGGCGACCTGCTGGCCAAGCTGAAGGTCGCCGGCGACGAGCGGCTGGGCCTGCGGCGCACCCTCGACTTCTCCTACGACGGGGTGTCGGACGCGGCCGGGGAGTTCTTCTGCCTGCTCGGCTCCGTGCCCGGGGCCGAGATCAGCGTCGCCGGTGCCGCGGCGCTGGCCGGCACCGACGTCGCCGGCGCCGCCGACCTGCTGCGTGAGCTGGTCGCGAGCCACCTCGTGCAGCCGCGCGGCGCCGACCGGTTCGGGATGCACGACCTGCTGCGGGCGTACGCCGCGGGGCGGGCGGCGGAGGACCTGAAGGAGCAGACGCGGGACGACGCGCTGGGCCGGCTGTTCGAGCACTACCTGCAGACCGCGGACCGTGCCGCGCAGGCGTTGTACCCGGACTTCCGGCGGCTGCCGGACGACCGCTCCGCCGAGACCGCCGGCACACCGTTCGCGCCGGGCGAAGCGCGGCAATGGCTGCTCGCGGAGCACCCGAACCTGCTGGCCGCCATCCGCTGGGCCGCCGGGCACGGGCCCGCGGCGGTCGCCTGGCGGCTCGCCGACGTCCTGCGCGGGTTCTTCCATTCCCACCGGCTCGACGCCGAGTGGGAGGCGGCCGCCACCGCCGGCCTCGCCGCCGCGGAGCAGGCCGGGGACCGGCAGGCGGCCGGCGCCATGCGGCACAGCCTCGGGGTGCTGGCCTGGGGCCGCGGGAACTACCGGCAGGCGCTCGCCGAGCTGGGCGCGGCCCGCGAGTGCTACCTCGCCGCGGGCGCGCTCGACGGCGCCGACTCGGTGCTGCAGGCGTTCGGCGCCGTGCACCTCGACCTCGGGCAGCTCGAAGCGGCGATCGAGCACTTCACCGCGGCCCTCGCCGCGGCCGAGGAGCGCGGCACCGAGGCGCAGGTGGCCAACAGCCTGATCAACCTGGGCGCGGCCCTGCTCGACCACGGGGACCTCGCCGACGGGATCCGGCACAACGAGCGGGCGTTCGCGATCTGCCGCAGCGTCGGCTCCGCGCACGCGGCCGCCATCGCCCAGTGCAACCTCGGCTACGGCTACCGCGCGACCGGGCAGCTCCGCCGGGCGCGGGAGGTGCTCACCGAAGCCCTCGCCTGCCTGCGCGAGCTGGGTTCGCGTGACGACGAGGCGGACGCGCTGGTCCGGCTGGCCGCGGTGCACCGGATCACCGGCGACGCGGCGGCTCGTGCCTGCGCGGTCCAGGCGATCGCGGTCGCGCGGGAGGCGGGCAACCGGCGGTTCGAGACCGACGCGCTGAGCGAGCTGGGCCACGTCCACCGGCTCGCCGGGGAAACCGATTCGGCGCGGGGCTGCTACCTCGAGACCCGGCAGCAGGCCGGGGCGATCGGGTACCGCCGCGGCGAGATCATCGCCGCGATCGGGCTCTCGGTCGTCGAACCCGGGCAGGCGCTCGCCCAGGCCGCGGACGCCCTGCGCCTCGCCGAGCGGGGCGGCTTCCGCCCGCTGGCCGAGCTGGCCCGGCTCCGCCTGGCCGCAGCGGCCCTCGACCACGGCGACAGCGCCGCGGCCGAGGCGTACGCCGGGCAGGCGATCGAGGAGCTGCGCCGGGCCGGGTACCGGCTCGGCGAGGCCGACGCCTGGGTCGTCCTCGGCCGGATCCGGCTGGCGCGCGCCGGACCCGAAGCCGCCCGCGCGTGCGCGCACGAGGCCGAGGCGCTCGTGCGCGACACCGACGCCGGCACCGTCATGGTCAGAGTGCGTACGCTGCTCGCGGCGACCAGGGCGCCGCAGCCGTGCGCGCCGGCGGCACCGGTTCCCCCGCCCCGATCGTGA
- a CDS encoding winged helix-turn-helix domain-containing protein, with protein sequence MLRIHFEADDLARTRILEEPDPLWETLLSLHQLQGGAGQAVFGDWRSSVRSRLDRSAGMLFALAPPRGYSVDFLTPVVGTDGLDSGIDGVLSTPRSVFRADLTALAAERRPPAWAPALAEGRLDVLRKLGHSIRQYFSVALASSWSAITGLVRADRLQRGHTMLSHGVEGMLATLHPTVRWRSPVLEVAYPVDQELHLGGRGLLLVPSMFCWQSPVTLLDPGRQPVLVYPVGRRPGWFGGAPNRSAEQLLGRTRAAVLEAICELPAPTTSELATELGVSPASASQHATVLRESGLITTDRTGGAARHRPTGFGSALLTIGAGEPVPPARTAAAPWSPRAAYAL encoded by the coding sequence ATGCTGCGCATCCATTTCGAGGCCGACGACCTCGCCCGCACGCGGATTCTGGAAGAGCCGGATCCGCTGTGGGAGACACTGCTGAGCCTGCACCAGCTGCAGGGTGGGGCCGGACAGGCCGTGTTCGGGGACTGGCGCTCGTCGGTCCGGTCCCGGCTGGACCGGTCCGCGGGGATGCTCTTCGCGCTGGCGCCGCCGCGCGGCTACTCCGTGGACTTCCTCACCCCGGTGGTCGGGACGGACGGGCTCGACAGCGGGATCGACGGTGTGCTGAGCACCCCGCGCTCGGTGTTCCGGGCCGATCTCACCGCGCTCGCCGCCGAGCGGCGGCCACCGGCCTGGGCTCCCGCGCTCGCGGAGGGACGCCTGGACGTGCTGCGCAAGCTCGGCCACTCGATCCGGCAGTACTTCTCGGTCGCGCTCGCCTCGTCCTGGTCGGCGATCACCGGCCTGGTGCGCGCCGACCGCCTGCAGCGCGGCCACACGATGCTGAGCCACGGCGTCGAAGGGATGCTCGCGACGCTCCACCCCACCGTCCGGTGGCGGTCGCCGGTGCTCGAGGTGGCCTACCCGGTCGACCAGGAACTGCACCTCGGCGGCCGCGGGCTGCTGCTGGTGCCGTCGATGTTCTGCTGGCAGTCGCCGGTGACGCTGCTGGACCCCGGGCGCCAGCCGGTGCTGGTGTACCCGGTCGGCCGGCGGCCCGGCTGGTTCGGCGGCGCGCCGAACCGGTCGGCGGAGCAGCTGCTGGGCCGGACCCGCGCCGCGGTGCTGGAGGCCATCTGCGAGCTGCCCGCGCCGACGACGTCCGAGCTCGCGACCGAGCTGGGCGTCTCCCCGGCGAGCGCCAGCCAGCACGCGACCGTGCTGCGCGAGTCGGGTCTCATCACGACCGACCGGACCGGCGGTGCGGCCCGGCACCGGCCGACCGGGTTCGGCTCGGCCCTGCTCACGATCGGGGCGGGGGAACCGGTGCCGCCGGCGCGCACGGCTGCGGCGCCCTGGTCGCCGCGAGCAGCGTACGCACTCTGA
- a CDS encoding glycoside hydrolase family 5 protein, producing the protein MPSETAWGQPTITQALVDKVKAAGFKTIRIPVSYLNHIGAAPNYPVNAAWLNRIQQVVDYAYQRGLYVLINMHGDGYKSVTGSWLICDAGNQAAVKAKYQKVWQQVATRFAGYDQHLILESMNEEFDGQYGTPTQPCYSNINAYNQIFVDTVRRTGGNNASRWLLVPGWNTNIDYTTGNYGFVMPTDQFRSPSIPAAEKRLMISVHYYSPWDFAGEENGTITQWGRNATNPAKKSTWGQEDYLDAQLKAVRDVFVSKGYPAVVGEYGSVDKSAFDSANNRYRADFARAVVSTAKKYGAAAVYWDNGYNGQYGLGLFNRAALTVTQQGIIDAIRAGLAS; encoded by the coding sequence GTGCCGAGTGAAACGGCGTGGGGGCAGCCGACCATCACCCAGGCCCTCGTCGACAAGGTGAAGGCCGCCGGGTTCAAGACCATCCGGATCCCCGTCTCCTACCTCAACCACATCGGTGCCGCCCCGAACTACCCGGTCAACGCGGCCTGGCTCAACCGGATCCAGCAGGTGGTCGACTACGCCTACCAGCGCGGGCTGTACGTGCTGATCAACATGCACGGCGACGGCTACAAGTCCGTCACCGGCTCCTGGCTGATCTGCGACGCCGGCAACCAGGCCGCCGTCAAGGCCAAGTACCAGAAGGTCTGGCAGCAGGTCGCGACCCGGTTCGCCGGCTACGACCAGCACCTGATCCTCGAGTCGATGAACGAGGAGTTCGACGGCCAGTACGGCACCCCGACCCAGCCGTGCTACTCGAACATCAACGCCTACAACCAGATCTTCGTCGACACCGTGCGCAGGACCGGCGGGAACAACGCGTCCCGCTGGCTGCTCGTCCCCGGCTGGAACACGAATATCGACTACACCACCGGCAACTACGGTTTCGTGATGCCGACCGACCAGTTCCGGTCGCCGTCCATTCCGGCCGCCGAAAAACGGCTCATGATTTCCGTGCACTACTACAGCCCGTGGGACTTCGCCGGCGAGGAAAACGGCACCATCACGCAGTGGGGCCGGAACGCCACCAATCCCGCGAAGAAGTCGACCTGGGGTCAGGAAGACTACCTCGACGCCCAGCTGAAAGCGGTGCGCGACGTCTTCGTCTCGAAGGGCTATCCGGCCGTCGTCGGGGAATACGGGTCCGTCGACAAGTCGGCGTTCGATTCGGCGAACAACCGGTACCGGGCCGACTTCGCCCGGGCCGTGGTGTCGACGGCCAAGAAGTACGGCGCCGCCGCTGTCTACTGGGACAACGGCTACAACGGCCAGTACGGCTTGGGCCTGTTCAACCGGGCCGCCCTCACGGTGACCCAGCAGGGCATCATCGACGCCATCAGGGCCGGCCTCGCCAGTTGA
- a CDS encoding UBP-type zinc finger domain-containing protein produces MQGINPTVPPSGTGCADCDAAEPQGWWFHLRRCAECGHVGCCDSSPGQHASGHAAASGHRLARSFEPGEEWFWDYGDEVLYESGPALAAPEHRPLSQAAPGPAGRVPADWTQRLHQ; encoded by the coding sequence GTGCAAGGAATCAACCCCACGGTGCCGCCGAGCGGTACCGGCTGCGCCGACTGCGACGCCGCCGAGCCTCAGGGCTGGTGGTTCCACCTGCGGCGGTGCGCGGAATGCGGGCACGTCGGCTGCTGCGACTCCTCGCCCGGGCAGCACGCCAGCGGCCACGCCGCCGCCTCCGGGCACCGGCTGGCGCGCAGCTTCGAGCCCGGCGAAGAGTGGTTCTGGGACTACGGCGACGAGGTGCTCTACGAATCCGGGCCCGCCCTCGCGGCTCCGGAACACCGGCCGCTGAGCCAGGCCGCCCCCGGACCGGCCGGACGGGTGCCCGCCGACTGGACTCAGCGCCTGCACCAGTAG
- a CDS encoding serine hydrolase domain-containing protein, protein MSQTVSYSSRLRDTLSRHVEVGTVPGLVALVSRGDEVHVEALGTLHEGGTTPMGRDTIFRMASLTKPVTAAAVMILVEECRLRLDDPVETWLPELAERRVLARIDGPLDDTVPAARSITVRDLLTLTFGFGAVFAAHPILEAALSLGVVGDGTPNWPTTGQDEWLRRLGTLPLMYQPGERWQYHVGSDVLGVLVSRVAARPFGEFLAERLFAPLGMADTGFHVPPEKIHRLPTSYAHDPTTGELTVWDEAAGGKYSRPPAFEAGGDGLVSTVDDYHAFLRMLATGGGRVLSRAAVALMTMDHLTPAQKAEKDLYGDHFGRHGGYGFGMAVRTHRRDLASPGQFGWDGGLGTTAYADPAEDMVGILLTQTAMDSPDTPRLHQDFWTAAYQSLDA, encoded by the coding sequence ATGTCACAGACAGTGAGTTACTCAAGCCGGCTCCGCGACACGCTGAGCAGGCACGTCGAGGTCGGCACGGTGCCCGGGCTGGTCGCGCTGGTGAGCCGCGGCGACGAGGTGCACGTCGAGGCGCTGGGGACGCTGCACGAAGGCGGCACCACGCCGATGGGCCGCGACACGATCTTCCGGATGGCGTCGCTGACCAAGCCGGTCACCGCGGCCGCGGTGATGATCCTGGTGGAGGAGTGCCGGCTGCGGCTCGACGACCCGGTCGAGACGTGGCTGCCCGAGCTGGCCGAGCGGCGGGTGCTGGCCCGGATCGACGGGCCGCTGGACGACACGGTCCCGGCGGCCCGGTCGATCACCGTGCGGGACCTGCTGACCCTGACGTTCGGCTTCGGTGCCGTGTTCGCCGCGCACCCGATCCTGGAGGCGGCGCTTTCGCTGGGCGTCGTCGGCGACGGCACCCCGAACTGGCCGACGACCGGCCAGGACGAGTGGCTGCGCCGGCTGGGCACGCTGCCGCTGATGTACCAGCCGGGGGAGCGCTGGCAGTACCACGTCGGCTCGGACGTGCTGGGCGTGCTCGTGTCGCGGGTGGCGGCCCGGCCGTTCGGCGAGTTCCTGGCGGAGCGGCTGTTCGCCCCGCTCGGGATGGCCGACACGGGGTTCCACGTGCCGCCGGAGAAGATCCACCGGCTCCCGACGAGCTACGCCCACGACCCGACGACGGGTGAGCTCACGGTGTGGGACGAGGCCGCGGGCGGCAAGTACAGCCGCCCGCCGGCGTTCGAGGCGGGCGGCGACGGCCTGGTGTCCACAGTGGACGACTACCACGCGTTCCTGCGGATGCTGGCGACCGGCGGCGGGCGGGTGCTGTCCCGCGCGGCGGTGGCGTTGATGACGATGGACCACCTGACACCGGCCCAGAAGGCGGAGAAGGACCTGTACGGCGACCACTTCGGCCGGCACGGCGGGTACGGCTTCGGGATGGCGGTCCGGACGCACCGGCGCGACCTGGCCTCGCCGGGCCAGTTCGGCTGGGACGGCGGCCTCGGCACGACCGCGTACGCCGACCCGGCGGAGGACATGGTGGGCATCCTGCTGACCCAGACGGCCATGGACTCGCCGGACACCCCCCGCCTCCACCAGGACTTCTGGACGGCGGCCTACCAGTCCCTGGACGCCTGA
- a CDS encoding HAD family hydrolase, with protein MAIRAVVFDIGGVLEITGPMDFTRTWETRLGLAPGEIRGRLADMWAAGAVGGVTEAALLEATVERLGLTAAEVELMMADFWVQYLGVGNTELIGYVRQLRPRFRTGILSNSFVGAREREQAAYGLESLVDDLVYSHEVGVSKPEARIYELTCARHGVAPGELLFVDDLEVNVAAARSLGIHALQFRDNAQVIAGIEEIVSGAPG; from the coding sequence ATGGCCATCCGAGCAGTGGTGTTCGACATCGGCGGCGTCCTCGAGATCACCGGGCCCATGGACTTCACCCGCACCTGGGAGACCAGGCTCGGCCTCGCCCCTGGCGAGATCCGCGGCCGGCTCGCCGACATGTGGGCGGCCGGCGCCGTCGGCGGGGTGACCGAAGCCGCCCTGCTCGAGGCCACCGTCGAGCGGCTCGGCTTGACCGCCGCCGAGGTCGAGCTGATGATGGCCGACTTCTGGGTGCAGTACCTCGGGGTCGGCAACACCGAACTGATCGGCTACGTGCGGCAGCTGCGGCCGCGGTTCCGGACCGGCATCCTCAGCAACAGCTTCGTCGGTGCCCGGGAACGGGAGCAGGCGGCCTACGGTCTCGAGTCGCTCGTCGACGACCTGGTCTATTCGCACGAGGTCGGGGTCAGCAAGCCGGAAGCGCGCATCTACGAGCTGACCTGCGCCCGCCACGGGGTCGCGCCCGGCGAGCTGCTCTTCGTCGACGACCTCGAGGTCAACGTCGCCGCCGCCCGGTCGCTGGGCATCCACGCCCTGCAGTTCCGGGACAACGCCCAGGTGATCGCCGGCATCGAGGAGATCGTCTCCGGCGCTCCCGGGTGA
- a CDS encoding LysR family transcriptional regulator gives MELRDIEIFLTLAEELHFGRTAARLHVSQARVSQAIKKQERGVGAALFERSSRSVRLTPVGVQLRADLLPAFRSLREGMARARLAAEGKTGVLRVGMLPANAHDLRPYWETFRARHPQWGLHIRHNPFVNAFAPIRNGDIDVLVAWLPVEEPDLTTGPTVYTEHSVLLLAPDHALAGEKSVSLEVFGDRGILQGPPGPDYWADAFTPFQTQSGRPIERHPPDIASLDDIFTHVGNGEGFHNLGGHVARYHARPDIVYVPIHDWPGLRWGLVWRNDVENEMVDALSAVVRDLGVSRL, from the coding sequence TTGGAACTGCGGGACATCGAGATATTCCTGACCCTCGCCGAAGAACTGCACTTCGGCCGCACCGCGGCCCGGCTGCACGTCTCGCAGGCCCGGGTGAGCCAGGCGATCAAGAAGCAGGAACGCGGCGTCGGCGCCGCGCTGTTCGAGCGCAGCAGCCGGTCGGTGCGGCTGACGCCCGTCGGCGTGCAGCTGCGCGCCGACCTGCTGCCCGCCTTCCGCTCCCTGCGGGAGGGCATGGCACGGGCCCGGCTGGCCGCCGAGGGCAAGACCGGCGTCCTGCGGGTCGGCATGCTGCCGGCCAACGCCCACGACCTGCGGCCGTACTGGGAGACGTTTCGCGCCCGGCACCCGCAGTGGGGCCTGCACATCCGCCACAACCCGTTCGTCAACGCGTTCGCCCCGATCCGCAACGGCGACATCGACGTGCTCGTCGCCTGGCTGCCGGTGGAGGAGCCCGACCTGACCACCGGCCCGACCGTCTACACCGAACACAGCGTGCTGCTCCTGGCGCCGGACCACGCACTGGCCGGCGAGAAGTCGGTGTCGCTGGAGGTGTTCGGCGACCGCGGCATCCTGCAGGGCCCGCCCGGACCCGACTACTGGGCCGACGCGTTCACGCCGTTCCAGACCCAGAGCGGCCGCCCGATCGAACGCCACCCGCCGGACATCGCCAGCCTCGACGACATCTTCACGCACGTCGGCAACGGTGAAGGCTTCCACAACCTCGGCGGCCACGTGGCGCGCTACCACGCCCGGCCGGACATCGTGTACGTGCCGATCCACGACTGGCCGGGCCTGCGCTGGGGCCTGGTGTGGCGCAACGACGTCGAGAACGAGATGGTCGACGCCCTCTCCGCCGTGGTCCGCGACCTCGGCGTCAGCCGGTTGTGA